AATCGCTTCGTCTCGGCCTTTTGGCTCTTTGCTTCTAGGCGGCGTTTTCGGGACGCGAACGTGGGCCGGGTGGGGCGGCGGGTGCGGGTCGTGCGCAGCGCGTCGACGAGGAGTCCGGCCAGTCGCCGGCGCGCCAGGGCGCGGTTCTGCCATTGGGAGCGGGTGTCGTCGACGACGACGCTCACCGATCCGCCGCGAACCCGGTTTCCGAGGCGCTTGAGGAGCCGTTCGCGCAGGTCTTCGGGGACGGCACTGCTGGTCCC
This genomic window from Acidimicrobiia bacterium contains:
- the arfB gene encoding alternative ribosome rescue aminoacyl-tRNA hydrolase ArfB, whose amino-acid sequence is MSGNDHLDIGGVFSIPPGELTWRFSPSGGPGGQHANKANTRVELLWDAGTSSAVPEDLRERLLKRLGNRVRGGSVSVVVDDTRSQWQNRALARRRLAGLLVDALRTTRTRRPTRPTFASRKRRLEAKSQKAETKRLRQRPERE